A genome region from Pygocentrus nattereri isolate fPygNat1 chromosome 10, fPygNat1.pri, whole genome shotgun sequence includes the following:
- the dnal1 gene encoding dynein light chain 1, axonemal isoform X1 encodes MAKATTIKEALAKWEEKSGEKVGEAKAVKLYGQIPPIEKMDASLSTLINCEKLSLSTNCIEKIANLNGLKNLKILSLGRNNIKNLNGLEAVGDTLEELWISYNLIEKLKGIHVMKKLRVLYMSNNLVKEWGEFVKLADLPSLVDLVFVGNPLEEKYSAEGTWIDEATKRVPSLKKLDGTPVIKHEEEEREGES; translated from the exons ATG GCAAAAGCAACTACTATTAAAGAGGCATTGGCGAAGTGG GAGGAAAAATCAGGAGAGAAAGTCGGTGAGGCTAAAGCAGTGAAACTATATGGCCAAATTCCTCCAATTGAAAAGATGGACGCTTCTCTCTCAACCCTTATCAACTGCGA GAAACTGTCGTTGTCAACGAACTGTATTGAAAAAATTGCCAACTTGAACGGATTAA AGAATTTGAAGATATTATCTTTGGGCCGAAACAACATCAAGAACCTTAATGGACta GAGGCAGTAGGGGACACTTTGGAGGAACTCTGGATCTCCTACAATCTCATTGAGAAGCTGAAGGGAATCCATGTTATGAAGAAGCTCAGAGTTCTCTACATGTCCAACAACTTAGTCAAAGAATGGG GGGAGTTTGTGAAACTGGCAGACCTTCCATCACTGGTAGACCTGGTCTTTGTGGGGAATCCTTTAGAAGAGAAGTACTCTGCTGAGGGGACGTGGATAGATGAGGCAACTAAAAGAGTCCCCAGTCTAAAGAAACTTGATG